The proteins below are encoded in one region of Catenulispora sp. GP43:
- a CDS encoding UPF0182 family protein yields MAFEMPDFGGEDRDAGGGRRVAFGVPPRRTRVLAITIMIMAALVAVFLVFDGVYTSYLWYHSVGAGPVYRTRTITQMVLFLVFGALMALIVGANMWLAHRFRPPLTGVSLEQQALDRYRMGLAPFLPWLLAGTSVLFGIAAGASSAGAWRTYLMWADGVPFGTEDPQFHKDIGFYVFTLPWLRHIQGFLVAAVLLSLLAALFTHYLFAGFALTPPAGAGHGHVLGSRATRAAQVHISILLGCLVLVKAYAYWLDRYSLTVDPSKITSGWAGPTYKDVHAVLPAKSILLVIAVLCALLFFGNAVRLLVRAAVPDFDRGGHAWALPALGVSLMVLASVVIGGVYPLAVQQLKVDPSQASKEAPYIQRNIDATRAAYGLDDSQVETRSYPAQTSVAKNQLATDTGTVAHIPVMDPSVVSEDFDEQQAGPNSAYYGFPNTLAVDRYQVGSKTQGALVGVRGLKPAGTLASPDNWADEHLKYTHGYGVVAAKDNATALNGSPDYIEQSIRSTGAFGQYQQRVYFGPGLPDYSIVGGPANTAPAEFDFPDDATPTEQQSTTYAGHGGVPVGSLLNKLLYAVKFHEPKILLSNGVNKDSRIMYDRDPGQRVREVAPWLTVDGNAYPAVVDGRVLWVVDGYTTTSAYPYSTTTQLGGKVNYVRDAVKATVDAYDGTVTLYAWDETDPILKTWMKAFPGTVKPRAAISSDLLAHLRYPQDLFNAQRDMLGRYHVTNAKEFSAGTSFWTVPADPTTDTPEGQSEQPQPPSYLTLQMPGQQAPAFSLTSTLTSGSGGNPAAFMAVDSEPGPDYGKIRVLELPADTKVPSPAQVQSTLRTTYADLLNTPKTVEGSLLTLPVGGGLLYVEPVYVPPTAQAEYPVLKGVMVAFGDNKAFEPTLQLALDALFPGGSGAKTGENALPAGVPTSLPPPGSLVADQLRQALADASAAQDKAVKALNQSPPDWTAFGVAETQAQEALKRAQDIAKNLPGTP; encoded by the coding sequence GTGGCGTTCGAGATGCCGGACTTCGGCGGGGAAGACAGGGACGCCGGGGGTGGGCGTCGGGTGGCGTTCGGCGTCCCGCCGCGACGCACCAGGGTGCTGGCCATCACGATCATGATCATGGCGGCGCTGGTCGCCGTCTTCCTGGTCTTCGACGGCGTCTACACCTCCTACCTGTGGTACCACTCCGTCGGCGCGGGGCCGGTGTACCGCACCCGGACCATCACGCAGATGGTGCTCTTCCTGGTCTTCGGCGCGCTGATGGCACTGATCGTCGGCGCCAACATGTGGCTGGCCCACCGCTTCCGGCCGCCGCTGACCGGGGTGTCCCTGGAGCAGCAGGCGCTGGACCGCTACCGCATGGGTCTGGCGCCGTTCCTGCCCTGGCTCCTGGCTGGGACGTCGGTCCTGTTCGGCATCGCGGCCGGCGCCTCCTCCGCGGGAGCCTGGCGCACCTACCTCATGTGGGCCGACGGCGTCCCGTTCGGCACCGAGGACCCCCAGTTCCACAAGGACATAGGCTTCTACGTCTTCACGCTGCCCTGGCTGCGCCACATCCAGGGCTTCCTGGTCGCCGCGGTGCTGCTGAGCCTGCTCGCCGCGCTGTTCACGCACTACCTGTTCGCCGGCTTCGCCCTCACCCCGCCGGCCGGGGCCGGTCACGGGCACGTCCTGGGCTCCCGGGCCACCCGCGCCGCACAGGTGCACATCTCGATCCTGCTCGGCTGCCTGGTCCTGGTGAAGGCCTACGCCTACTGGCTCGACCGGTACTCGCTCACCGTGGACCCCTCCAAGATCACCAGCGGCTGGGCCGGCCCGACGTACAAGGACGTGCACGCGGTCCTGCCGGCCAAGTCGATCCTGCTGGTGATCGCCGTCCTGTGCGCCCTGCTGTTCTTCGGCAACGCCGTCCGCCTGCTCGTCCGGGCCGCGGTTCCGGACTTCGACCGGGGCGGCCACGCCTGGGCCCTGCCGGCGCTCGGGGTCTCGCTGATGGTGCTGGCCTCGGTGGTGATAGGCGGGGTCTACCCGCTGGCGGTCCAGCAGCTCAAGGTGGACCCGAGCCAGGCCTCGAAGGAGGCGCCGTACATCCAGCGGAACATCGACGCCACGCGCGCCGCCTACGGCCTGGACGACAGCCAGGTGGAAACCCGCTCGTACCCCGCCCAGACCAGCGTCGCGAAGAACCAGCTGGCCACCGACACCGGGACGGTCGCCCACATCCCGGTCATGGACCCCTCGGTGGTCTCGGAGGACTTCGACGAGCAGCAGGCGGGGCCGAACAGCGCCTACTACGGTTTCCCGAACACCTTGGCCGTGGACCGTTACCAGGTCGGCAGCAAGACCCAGGGCGCCCTGGTCGGGGTCCGGGGCCTCAAGCCCGCCGGCACCCTGGCCTCCCCGGACAACTGGGCCGACGAACACCTGAAGTACACCCACGGCTATGGCGTCGTGGCCGCCAAGGACAACGCCACGGCGCTCAACGGCTCGCCGGACTACATCGAGCAGAGCATTCGGTCCACCGGCGCCTTCGGCCAGTATCAGCAGCGGGTCTACTTCGGTCCAGGCCTGCCGGACTACTCGATCGTCGGCGGGCCGGCGAACACCGCTCCCGCCGAGTTCGACTTCCCCGACGACGCCACGCCGACGGAGCAGCAGAGCACGACCTACGCGGGCCACGGCGGCGTGCCGGTCGGCTCCCTCCTGAACAAGCTCCTGTACGCGGTGAAGTTCCACGAGCCGAAGATCCTGCTGTCCAACGGGGTGAACAAGGACTCGCGGATCATGTACGACCGCGACCCCGGGCAGCGCGTGCGCGAGGTGGCGCCGTGGCTGACCGTCGACGGCAACGCCTATCCGGCGGTCGTGGACGGCCGCGTCCTGTGGGTGGTGGACGGCTACACGACCACGTCGGCCTATCCGTACTCGACGACGACGCAGCTGGGCGGCAAGGTCAACTACGTCCGCGACGCGGTGAAGGCCACCGTGGACGCCTACGACGGCACCGTGACGCTCTACGCCTGGGACGAGACCGACCCCATCCTGAAGACCTGGATGAAGGCCTTTCCCGGCACGGTGAAGCCGCGCGCGGCGATCAGCTCCGACCTGCTGGCGCACCTGCGTTACCCGCAGGACCTGTTCAACGCACAGCGCGACATGCTCGGCCGTTACCACGTGACGAACGCCAAGGAGTTCTCCGCCGGCACGTCGTTCTGGACCGTCCCGGCCGATCCGACGACGGACACCCCTGAGGGGCAGTCCGAGCAGCCGCAGCCGCCGTCCTACCTGACGCTCCAGATGCCCGGCCAGCAGGCACCCGCTTTCTCGCTCACCTCGACTCTGACCTCGGGCAGCGGCGGCAACCCGGCGGCGTTCATGGCCGTGGACTCCGAACCCGGCCCGGATTACGGGAAGATCAGAGTCCTCGAACTTCCCGCCGACACCAAGGTGCCGAGCCCAGCACAGGTCCAGAGCACCTTGCGCACCACCTACGCCGACCTGCTGAACACCCCGAAGACCGTCGAGGGCAGCCTGCTGACGCTGCCGGTCGGCGGCGGCCTGCTGTACGTCGAGCCGGTGTACGTGCCGCCGACCGCGCAGGCGGAGTACCCGGTCTTGAAGGGCGTGATGGTGGCCTTCGGGGACAACAAGGCCTTCGAGCCCACCCTGCAGCTGGCCCTCGACGCGCTCTTCCCCGGTGGATCCGGCGCCAAGACCGGCGAGAACGCCTTGCCGGCCGGCGTCCCCACCTCGCTCCCGCCCCCGGGCAGCCTGGTCGCCGACCAGCTGAGGCAGGCGCTCGCCGACGCGTCCGCGGCGCAGGACAAGGCCGTCAAGGCCCTGAACCAGTCGCCCCCGGACTGGACTGCCTTCGGCGTGGCCGAGACCCAGGCCCAGGAGGCCCTGAAGCGGGCGCAGGACATCGCGAAGAACCTCCCGGGCACGCCGTGA
- a CDS encoding PPA1309 family protein gives MSSVASVALMQSVVEIEQHVAADGWNQRPRMFALVPTAELLVTQPRMAAALGLTDEAAETGGIPTLTSIEQDGLALNQPLDEMLGKMVWPAAVEGCALVIESQMLPPSAEAQIPKDLEGAALERWVAKHPERQDVRMAVAVLRDGTRQAAIRLHSKDSDMEVLSGPDLVPNLATALLETFEE, from the coding sequence ATGAGCTCTGTCGCCAGCGTCGCCCTGATGCAGTCCGTCGTCGAGATCGAGCAGCACGTCGCCGCCGACGGCTGGAACCAGCGGCCGCGCATGTTCGCCCTGGTCCCCACCGCCGAACTGCTGGTCACCCAGCCCCGGATGGCCGCGGCCCTGGGCCTGACCGACGAGGCGGCGGAGACCGGCGGCATCCCTACGCTCACCTCGATCGAGCAGGACGGCCTGGCCCTGAACCAGCCGCTGGACGAGATGCTGGGCAAGATGGTCTGGCCGGCCGCGGTCGAGGGCTGCGCCCTGGTCATCGAGTCGCAGATGCTCCCGCCGAGCGCGGAGGCGCAGATCCCGAAGGACCTGGAGGGCGCCGCGCTGGAGCGCTGGGTGGCCAAGCACCCGGAGCGCCAAGACGTGCGCATGGCGGTCGCAGTGCTGCGGGACGGGACGCGTCAGGCCGCGATCCGGCTGCACTCGAAGGACTCGGACATGGAGGTGCTGTCCGGGCCGGACCTGGTGCCGAACCTGGCGACGGCGCTGCTGGAGACCTTCGAGGAGTAG
- a CDS encoding PDZ domain-containing protein, translating into MQRRALTLSLSGTTVALLTASAFLIPTPYAEMSPGPTYDTLGSYSTDSGQPVKPVIDITGTQTYPHTSGGQLRMVTVEVSRADYKPNSVEVLSGWLSSDKIVVPRTVIYPEGQTAQEATQQNTAMFDDSEDQAITAALTSQGIKPLRTEVVVDSVTPGSPADGKLQPQDVIDAVDGTALVNPDDVHTLIQKHKPGDTVVFTVTRAGKQQQVSVVTTQSHDSGPSRALVGFLPGTQNVFPFDVKIQLDNVGGPSAGMMFALGIIDELSQQDITGGLKIAGTGTIDSTGKVGPIGGVQMKTLAAKRDGATVFLTPADNCADAAKNAPSGLRLVKVSTLNDALTALKTLRAGGAPQGCS; encoded by the coding sequence ATGCAGCGCCGTGCCCTCACCCTGAGTCTGTCCGGAACGACGGTCGCCCTGCTCACGGCCTCGGCGTTTCTGATCCCGACGCCGTACGCGGAGATGTCGCCGGGTCCGACGTACGACACCCTGGGCAGCTACTCGACGGATTCCGGGCAGCCGGTCAAGCCGGTGATCGACATCACCGGCACCCAGACGTACCCGCACACCAGCGGCGGGCAGCTGCGCATGGTCACCGTCGAGGTGTCCCGGGCGGACTACAAGCCGAACAGCGTCGAGGTGCTCTCCGGCTGGCTGTCCAGCGACAAGATCGTGGTCCCGCGCACGGTCATCTACCCCGAGGGCCAGACCGCGCAGGAGGCGACCCAGCAGAACACCGCCATGTTCGACGACTCCGAGGACCAGGCGATCACCGCGGCGCTGACCTCCCAGGGGATCAAGCCGCTGCGGACCGAGGTGGTCGTCGACTCGGTGACCCCGGGCAGCCCGGCGGACGGCAAGCTGCAGCCGCAGGACGTCATCGACGCCGTGGACGGCACGGCGCTGGTGAACCCCGACGATGTGCACACGCTGATCCAGAAGCACAAGCCGGGCGACACGGTGGTCTTCACCGTGACCCGGGCCGGCAAGCAGCAGCAGGTCTCGGTGGTGACCACGCAGTCGCACGACAGCGGGCCCTCCCGGGCGCTGGTGGGCTTCCTGCCGGGCACCCAGAACGTCTTCCCGTTCGATGTGAAGATCCAGCTGGACAACGTCGGCGGCCCCAGCGCCGGCATGATGTTCGCGCTCGGGATCATCGACGAGCTGTCGCAGCAGGACATCACCGGCGGCCTGAAGATCGCCGGGACCGGCACCATCGACTCCACCGGCAAGGTCGGCCCGATCGGCGGCGTGCAGATGAAGACGCTGGCCGCCAAGCGGGACGGCGCGACCGTCTTCCTGACGCCCGCCGACAACTGCGCGGACGCCGCCAAGAACGCCCCGAGCGGGCTGCGGCTGGTGAAGGTGAGCACGCTGAACGACGCGCTGACCGCGCTGAAGACGCTGCGGGCCGGCGGGGCGCCGCAGGGATGCAGCTGA
- a CDS encoding molybdenum cofactor biosynthesis protein MoaE, whose translation MTTGHPAVRTAIHTDVREEPLSVDEVVAAVTHPAAGGIALFIGVVRDHDHGRSVTALDYSAHPSAAELLATVAEDVAAAHPDVVALSAVHRVGALTVGDLAVVVGASAPHRAEAFAACRAFIDTLKAQVPIWKREEFADGDHEWVGC comes from the coding sequence GTGACGACGGGACACCCGGCCGTCAGGACGGCCATCCACACGGACGTCCGCGAGGAGCCGCTGTCCGTCGACGAGGTCGTCGCGGCGGTCACGCACCCGGCCGCCGGCGGCATCGCGCTGTTCATCGGCGTCGTGCGCGACCACGACCACGGCCGGTCCGTCACCGCTTTGGACTACAGCGCGCATCCTTCGGCTGCGGAACTGCTGGCGACGGTCGCCGAGGACGTCGCCGCGGCGCACCCGGACGTGGTCGCGCTCTCGGCGGTCCACAGGGTGGGCGCGCTGACCGTCGGCGACCTCGCGGTCGTGGTCGGCGCCTCGGCGCCGCACCGGGCCGAGGCGTTCGCGGCGTGCCGCGCCTTCATCGACACCCTCAAGGCGCAGGTGCCGATCTGGAAGCGCGAGGAGTTCGCGGACGGCGACCACGAATGGGTCGGCTGCTAG
- a CDS encoding NAD-dependent epimerase/dehydratase family protein, translated as MSSSPDRKRPGRTSKPTIAVTGAAARLGEALTGKLAFGGEVRRVVGLDAERGAAPATWRLGEVTDPQLAERLSGVDTLVHLAVDSDLNSEPRERTARNVRAAQTAITAAAAAGVHHVVLLSTAMVYGALPDNPLPLEDDAPLRATPDGTLVGDLLEIERLAAIAPRAHPGLTITVLRPAAIVGPGVDTYLTRHFEAPRLLVVRGSKPVWQFCHIDDLLSALEYAALGKVSGIVPVASDGWLTQDEVEELSGMRRMELPEGLAIGAAERLHRLHLTPAPASDLQYVMHPWAVSNKKLREAGWEPGFTNEEAFAQLLEDIDGHHAALARRLGKKDAAAGLGAAGATVALVGTAALVRRARRKRRGGGSV; from the coding sequence GTGAGTTCCTCGCCGGACCGCAAGCGCCCCGGCCGCACCAGCAAGCCCACCATCGCCGTCACCGGCGCGGCCGCCCGGCTGGGCGAGGCACTGACCGGCAAGCTCGCGTTCGGCGGCGAAGTGCGCCGGGTGGTGGGCCTGGACGCCGAGCGCGGTGCCGCCCCGGCGACCTGGCGGTTGGGCGAGGTCACGGACCCCCAACTGGCCGAACGGCTGTCCGGGGTGGACACGCTGGTGCACCTGGCCGTGGACTCCGACCTGAACTCCGAGCCGCGCGAGCGCACCGCGCGCAACGTCCGCGCCGCCCAGACCGCGATCACCGCCGCGGCCGCCGCCGGCGTGCACCACGTGGTGCTGCTGTCCACGGCGATGGTCTATGGCGCGCTGCCGGACAACCCGCTGCCGCTGGAGGACGACGCGCCGCTGCGCGCCACCCCCGACGGCACCCTGGTCGGCGACCTGTTGGAGATCGAGCGGCTGGCGGCGATCGCGCCGCGCGCGCACCCCGGGCTGACCATTACGGTCCTGCGCCCGGCGGCCATAGTGGGTCCGGGCGTGGACACCTATCTGACGCGGCACTTCGAGGCGCCGCGCCTGCTGGTGGTGCGCGGCTCGAAGCCGGTCTGGCAGTTCTGCCACATCGACGACCTGCTGTCCGCCCTGGAGTACGCGGCCCTGGGGAAGGTGAGCGGGATCGTCCCGGTCGCCTCCGACGGCTGGCTCACGCAGGACGAAGTGGAGGAGCTCTCCGGGATGCGCCGGATGGAGCTCCCAGAGGGCTTGGCCATCGGCGCCGCGGAGCGGCTGCACAGGCTGCACCTCACTCCGGCTCCGGCCAGCGACCTCCAGTACGTGATGCACCCTTGGGCAGTCTCGAATAAGAAGCTCCGCGAGGCCGGGTGGGAACCTGGTTTCACGAATGAGGAAGCGTTCGCCCAGCTTCTGGAGGACATCGACGGCCACCACGCCGCGCTGGCCCGGCGCCTGGGCAAGAAGGACGCCGCGGCCGGACTCGGCGCGGCCGGCGCCACGGTCGCGCTGGTCGGCACCGCGGCCCTGGTGCGGCGGGCACGGCGCAAGCGCCGTGGGGGAGGATCGGTCTAG
- a CDS encoding zinc-dependent metalloprotease, with product MNKNPEDHNPSDGDESQNQGKRPDGPVDPLGAMFQQMFGGTGAQSPGSNIPGMPDPQMLQMVFSQIQALMSGGGDGAVNWDLAKTMARNAVASAGPDPSPTDGEQRTYDGAVQLAEHWLDQVTSLPAGTAGTRVWSRAQWIEETLPVWKQLVEPVAERITSAMGDAVGGAVGELGMPENPEAAGLPPGMGDMLGNLFGGAAGGGGQNPLGGMMKQMGTAMFGSQVGQALASLAGEVVSGSDIGLPLGPEGKAVLLPANVDVFAEGLEIDIEQVRLYLALREAAYQRLFSHVPWLKPRLLGAVEEYARGITVDASKFSELAQQAEQMDLTNLDPSQLENMLGGGGLFQPVDSPAQKAALARLETLLALAEGWVDAVVHAAASPQMSAADALRETLRRRRAAGGPAEQTFSALVGLELRPRRLRDASRLWASLADARGLDGRDAVWSHPDLLPTSADLDDPDGFVHGRDAEDGLEFDFSGLDELLGGGETGKSDGAVDNGPVDNAKDDDGKGSDSDSGKSGESGEDKPKE from the coding sequence GTGAACAAGAACCCCGAAGATCACAACCCGTCGGACGGCGACGAGTCGCAGAACCAGGGTAAGCGCCCGGACGGCCCCGTTGATCCGCTGGGGGCCATGTTCCAGCAGATGTTCGGCGGAACCGGGGCGCAGTCCCCGGGGTCGAACATCCCGGGCATGCCGGACCCGCAGATGCTGCAGATGGTGTTCAGCCAGATCCAGGCCCTGATGAGCGGCGGCGGCGACGGCGCGGTCAACTGGGACCTGGCCAAGACCATGGCGCGCAACGCCGTGGCCTCCGCCGGACCCGACCCCTCGCCGACCGACGGCGAGCAGCGCACCTACGACGGTGCCGTGCAGCTCGCCGAGCACTGGCTGGACCAGGTCACCTCGCTGCCGGCCGGTACCGCGGGCACCCGCGTGTGGTCCCGCGCGCAGTGGATCGAGGAGACCCTGCCGGTCTGGAAACAGCTGGTCGAGCCGGTCGCCGAGCGCATCACCTCGGCGATGGGCGACGCCGTCGGCGGCGCGGTGGGCGAGCTGGGCATGCCGGAGAACCCGGAGGCGGCCGGCCTGCCCCCGGGCATGGGCGACATGCTGGGCAACCTGTTCGGCGGAGCGGCCGGGGGCGGCGGCCAGAACCCGCTCGGCGGCATGATGAAGCAGATGGGCACCGCGATGTTCGGCTCCCAGGTCGGCCAGGCCCTGGCCTCGCTGGCCGGCGAGGTGGTCTCCGGCAGCGACATCGGGCTGCCGCTGGGCCCGGAGGGCAAGGCGGTGCTGCTGCCGGCGAACGTGGACGTCTTCGCCGAGGGCCTGGAGATCGACATCGAGCAGGTCCGCCTCTACCTGGCCCTGCGCGAGGCCGCCTACCAGCGGCTGTTCTCGCACGTGCCGTGGCTCAAGCCCCGCCTGCTCGGCGCGGTCGAGGAGTACGCGCGCGGCATCACGGTCGACGCCTCCAAGTTCAGCGAGCTGGCCCAGCAGGCCGAGCAGATGGACCTGACCAACCTGGACCCCTCGCAGCTGGAGAACATGCTGGGCGGCGGCGGCCTGTTCCAGCCGGTGGACTCCCCGGCCCAGAAGGCGGCCCTGGCCCGCCTGGAGACGCTGCTCGCGCTGGCCGAGGGCTGGGTGGACGCGGTGGTGCACGCTGCGGCCTCGCCGCAGATGTCGGCGGCGGACGCGCTGCGGGAGACCCTGCGGCGGCGGCGCGCGGCCGGCGGCCCGGCCGAGCAGACCTTCTCGGCCCTGGTGGGCCTGGAGCTGCGCCCGCGGCGGCTGCGCGACGCCTCGCGCCTGTGGGCCTCGCTGGCCGACGCGCGCGGACTGGACGGTCGCGACGCGGTGTGGTCGCACCCGGACCTGCTGCCGACCTCGGCCGACCTGGACGACCCCGACGGGTTCGTGCACGGCCGGGACGCCGAGGACGGGCTGGAGTTCGACTTCTCCGGGCTGGACGAGCTGCTGGGCGGCGGCGAGACCGGGAAGAGCGACGGGGCTGTGGACAACGGCCCTGTGGACAACGCCAAGGACGACGACGGCAAGGGTTCCGACTCCGACTCCGGCAAGAGCGGCGAGAGCGGCGAGGACAAGCCGAAGGAGTAG
- a CDS encoding M48 family metallopeptidase — protein sequence MGLDEAPHQGGQIEVRRSNRRRRTVSAYRDGDKTVVLIPAQMTRAEEKQWVDKMLARLAGQERKRRPDDEELSRRARDLSMRYFHGRAQPASVRWVANQQTRWGSCTPVDGTIRISDRVRGMPEYVLDYVLLHELAHLLVPSHGPRFWELMSVYPKTERARGFLEGFASAGGGVASDDAD from the coding sequence GTGGGACTCGACGAAGCCCCCCACCAGGGCGGTCAGATCGAGGTGCGGCGAAGCAACCGGCGGCGTCGCACCGTCTCTGCGTACCGGGACGGCGACAAGACTGTGGTGCTGATCCCAGCGCAGATGACGCGCGCTGAGGAAAAGCAGTGGGTCGACAAGATGCTCGCCCGCCTCGCCGGCCAGGAGCGCAAACGCAGGCCGGACGACGAGGAACTGTCCCGCCGGGCCCGTGACCTGTCGATGCGCTATTTCCACGGCCGCGCGCAGCCCGCCAGTGTCCGCTGGGTCGCCAACCAGCAGACCCGCTGGGGGTCCTGCACCCCTGTGGACGGCACCATCCGCATCTCCGACCGGGTGCGCGGCATGCCGGAGTACGTGCTGGACTACGTCCTGCTGCACGAGCTCGCACACCTGCTGGTGCCCAGCCACGGGCCGCGGTTCTGGGAGCTGATGAGCGTGTATCCGAAGACGGAGCGCGCCCGCGGTTTTCTGGAAGGGTTCGCCAGCGCCGGCGGCGGGGTGGCATCGGACGACGCGGACTAA
- a CDS encoding enoyl-CoA hydratase/isomerase family protein — protein MPESREYPLLTVRRTSDGVLTVTLDDPDRRNAMTAPMTESWERLMREIGQDEEVRCVVVTGAGSAFCAGGDLGWIGAEPGAPVEKLRDKMLPFYRIWLSLRDLPVPTIAAVNGPAVGAGACLALACDLRYAVDTAKFAVPFTKLGMHPGMAATWLLPEVVGMANARELLYTNRAVNGAEAVALGIYNRVFPAGDFPGEIERIASDVAAGAPIAVKLTKQALIGAGHESFEAALRWEALAQPITMATEDLQEGLAARRERRAPRFTGR, from the coding sequence ATGCCTGAGTCGCGTGAATATCCGCTCTTGACCGTCCGCCGCACGTCGGATGGTGTGTTGACCGTGACGTTGGACGACCCGGACCGGCGCAACGCGATGACCGCGCCGATGACGGAGTCGTGGGAGCGGCTTATGCGGGAAATCGGGCAGGACGAGGAAGTTCGCTGTGTCGTGGTGACCGGTGCCGGCTCCGCGTTCTGCGCCGGCGGCGATCTGGGCTGGATCGGTGCCGAGCCGGGCGCGCCTGTGGAAAAACTCCGCGACAAGATGCTGCCCTTCTACCGGATCTGGCTGAGCCTGCGGGATCTGCCGGTGCCGACGATCGCCGCCGTGAACGGCCCGGCGGTGGGGGCGGGCGCGTGCCTGGCCCTGGCCTGTGACCTGCGCTACGCGGTGGACACCGCGAAGTTCGCGGTGCCGTTCACCAAGCTCGGCATGCATCCGGGGATGGCCGCGACCTGGCTGCTGCCGGAGGTCGTGGGGATGGCCAACGCGCGTGAGCTGCTTTACACGAACCGTGCTGTGAATGGTGCGGAAGCCGTCGCGCTCGGTATCTACAACAGGGTGTTCCCTGCCGGGGACTTCCCTGGGGAGATCGAGCGGATCGCCTCGGACGTGGCCGCCGGCGCGCCGATCGCCGTGAAGCTCACCAAGCAGGCCCTGATCGGCGCCGGTCACGAGTCCTTTGAGGCGGCGCTGCGCTGGGAGGCGCTGGCTCAGCCGATCACGATGGCGACCGAGGACCTCCAGGAGGGGCTCGCTGCCCGGCGCGAGCGCCGTGCACCCCGCTTTACCGGCCGCTGA
- a CDS encoding DUF5679 domain-containing protein — protein MAESYTGDAYCVKCKEKKNFTGQVKVSDSGRRMAQGICPTCGTKLNRILGKA, from the coding sequence ATGGCGGAGTCGTACACCGGGGACGCCTACTGCGTGAAGTGCAAGGAGAAGAAGAACTTCACCGGCCAGGTGAAGGTCAGCGACTCGGGCCGGCGGATGGCGCAGGGCATCTGCCCGACCTGCGGGACCAAGCTCAACCGGATCCTGGGCAAGGCCTGA